A window of the Electrophorus electricus isolate fEleEle1 chromosome 11, fEleEle1.pri, whole genome shotgun sequence genome harbors these coding sequences:
- the unc5b gene encoding netrin receptor UNC5B isoform X3 gives MLCVWIQRDQAPGALLTVILIYGTFMCNADASDYAEVLPDSFPSAPAEPLPEFQSEPENAFIVKNRPVKLSCKAAPATQIYFKCNGEWVNQNDHVTRESLDQITGLVVREVDISVSRTQVEELFGLEDYWCQCVAWSSAGTTKSRRAYVRIAYLRKNFEQEPLSREVRLEQEVLLQCRPPEGTPPAEVEWLKNEELIDPAQDSNFLMTVDHDLIIKQARLSDTANYTCVARNVVAKRRSSTATLIVYVSGGWSLWTEWSECNAHCGRGWQRRTRSCTNPAPLNGGAFCEGQPFQRVTCTTLCPVDGGWTEWAKWSACSTECTHWRSRECQAPAPRNGGHHCSGSMMESKNCTDGLCARNKKVSLEHTTHPLDSGTGAAVYAGLVGVLLLCVILVLGVGILAYRRSCRHLHGDITDSSSALTAAFHPGNYKPPRQDNPHLPHSSAPPDLTASAGTFCRPLFSSLQQSTLDSHHKITMTTSPLLDTIPSLKIKVYDSSTMSSMELPAGLSSVDAEIMSLKTVGSGQREPYVHTLPGEPAYNASATLGSLGGRLAIPNTGVSLLVPPGTIPQGKFYEMYLIISKWEKTTLPSEGGQTVLSPVVSCGPSGMLLSRPVVLTLPHCAQLETPDWSLTLKTQTNQGAWEEVLTVGEESLSSPCYLQVEEHSCHILMEQLGTYGLVGQSVPPQPACKRLQLALFAPRAPCLSLDYSLRVYCIQDTPHALKEVLELERSLGGVLLEDAKPLLFKDSYHNLRLSIHDIPHAHWRSKLLAKYQEIPFYHIWSGSQRPLHCSFSLERGSVAVSQLSCKICVRQVEGEGQIFQLHTDIQETLRPHSPLPAGGTCLPSSQVGSYAFRLPVSIRQKICASLDAPSARGCDWRLLAHSLGFDRYLNYFATKPSPTGVLLDLWEACHQGDADLVSLATALEDMGKSEVLVVMTTDGDC, from the exons ATGCCAGTGACTATGCTGAGGTTCTGCCTGACTCCTTCCCATCAGCACCTGCTGAGCCACTCCCGGAGTTCCAGAGTGAGCCGGAAAATGCTTTCATTGTGAAAAATAGACCGGTGAAGCTGTCCTGCAAGGCAGCTCCAGCCACCCAGATCTACTTCAAATGTAACGGCGAGTGGGTCAACCAGAATGACCACGTCACCCGGGAGAGCCTAGACCAAATCACAG GTCTGGTGGTGCGAGAGGTGGATATCTCTGTGTCCAGGACTCAGGTAGAGGAGCTCTTTGGCTTGGAGGATTACTGGTGCCAGTGTGTGGCCTGGAGCTCTGCGGGCACCACCAAGAGCCGGCGGGCATATGTCCGTATCGCGT ACCTGAGAAAGAACTTCGAACAGGAGCCGCTCAGCAGGGAAGTGCGTCTGGAACAGGAAGTCTTGCTGCAGTGCCGCCCACCAGAGGGCACCCCACCCGCTGAG GTGGAATGGCTCAAGAACGAGGAGCTCATCGACCCCGCACAGGACTCCAACTTCCTCATGACTGTTGACCATGACCTCATCATCAAGCAGGCTCGCCTCTCTGACACGGCAAACTACACATGTGTGGCCCGAAATGTGGTTGCCAAGCGACGCAGCAGCACTGCTACGCTCATTGTCTATG TGAGTGGTGGCTGGTCGTTATGGACTGAGTGGTCTGAGTGCAATGCACATTGTGGGCGGGGTTGGCAGCGACGGACAAGAAGTTGCACCAATCCAGCACCTCTCAATGGAGGTGCCTTTTGTGAGGGCCAGCCCTTTCAAAGGGTTACCTGCACCACCCTCTGTCCAG tgGATGGAGGCTGGACGGAGTGGGCGAAGTGGTCAGCGTGTAGCACTGAGTGCACACACTGGCGCAGTCGCGAGTGCCAGGCTCCAGCGCCACGCAATGGGGGGCATCACTGCAGTGGCAGCATGATGGAGAGCAAGAACTGCACCGATGGACTGTGTGCCCGCA ATAAAAAGGTTTCTCTTGAACATACAACCCATC cGCTAGACTCTGGTACAGGAGCAGCAGTGTATGCAGGGCTCGTGGGGGTTCTGTTGTTGTGTGTGATCCTCGTGCTCGGTGTGGGAATCCTGGCTTACCGCCGCAGCTGCCGCCATCTCCACGGTGACATCACTGACTCCTCATCCGCCCTCACAGCAGCCTTCCACCCTGGCAACTACAAACCGCCAAGACAAG ACAACCCTCATCTGCCACACTCCTCAGCCCCGCCCGACCTCACCGCCAGTGCCGGAACCTTCTGCAGGCCGCTCTTCTCCTCCTTGCAGCAAAGCACACTAGACTCGCACCACAAGATCACCATGACGACCTCGCCCCTGCTGGACACCATCCCCAGCTTGAAGATAAAGGTGTACGACTCGTCTACCATGTCCTCCATGGAGCTGCCCGCCGGGCTGAGTTCCGTCGATGCCGAGATCATGAGCCTGAAGACGGTGGGCAGCGGCCAGCGAGAACCCTATGTGCACACGCTGCCCGGCGAGCCGGCGTACAATGCCAGCGCCACGCTGGGCAGCCTCGGCGGACGTCTTGCCATCCCAAACACGG gtgTGAGCCTGTTGGTGCCTCCAGGAACCATTCCTCAGGGGAAGTTCTACGAGATGTACCTCATCATCAGCAAATGGGAGAAGACTAC GTTGCCATCGGAAGGCGGTCAGACGGTGCTGAGTCCGGTGGTGAGCTGCGGGCCCTCTGGTATGCTCCTGAGCCGGCCTGTCGTCCTGACACTGCCCCATTGCGCCCAACTGGAGACCCCAGATTGGAGTCTCACCCTGAAAACGCAAACCAACCAAGGAGCCTGGGAG GAGGTGCTGACAGTAGGGGAGGAGAGTCTGTCATCACCATGTTACCTGCAGGTGGAGGAGCACAGCTGCCACATTCTAATGGAGCAGTTGGGCACTTACGGCCTGGTGGGTCAGTCAGTTCCACCTCAGCCTGCCTGTAAGAGGCTGCAGCTGGCCCTGTTTGCCCCACGAGcaccctgcctctctctggATTACAGCTTGAGAGTCTACTGCATACAAGACACCCCACATGCCCTAAAG GAAGTGTTAGAATTAGAACGAAGTCTTGGTGGGGTGTTGTTGGAGGATGCCAAACCCCTCCTATTCAAGGACAGTTACCACAACCTGCGACTGTCCATTCATGACATCCCACATGCTCACTGGCGGAGCAAACTTCTCGCCAAGTATCAG GAGATCCCATTCTATCATATCTGGAGTGGGAGCCAGCGCCCGCTGCACTGCTCCTTCAGCCTGGAGAGAGGCAGCGTGGCTGTGTCCCAGCTCAGCTGCAAGATATGTGTCAGACAGGTGGAGGGGGAGGGCCAGATATTCCAGCTGCACACTGACATCCAGGAG ACATTGCGCCCCCACTCACCACTGCCTGCGGGAGGCACGTGCTTGCCCTCTTCTCAGGTGGGCTCCTATGCCTTCCGCCTGCCAGTCTCCATCCGCCAAAAGATCTGTGCCAGTCTGGACGCCCCAAGCGCCCGCGGCTGCGACTGGAGACTGCTTGCACACAGTCTGGGCTTTGACAG GTACCTGAACTACTTTGCAACTAAACCCAGCCCCACAGGTGTGCTGCTTGACCTGTGGGAAGCCTGTCACCAGGGTGATGCAGACCTGGTCTCCTTGGCGACCGCTCTTGAAGACATGGGCAAAAGTGAGGTCTTAGTTGTCATGACGACAGACGGAGATTGCTGA
- the unc5b gene encoding netrin receptor UNC5B isoform X2 has translation MLCVWIQRDQAPGALLTVILIYGTFMCNADASDYAEVLPDSFPSAPAEPLPEFQSEPENAFIVKNRPVKLSCKAAPATQIYFKCNGEWVNQNDHVTRESLDQITGLVVREVDISVSRTQVEELFGLEDYWCQCVAWSSAGTTKSRRAYVRIAYLRKNFEQEPLSREVRLEQEVLLQCRPPEGTPPAEVEWLKNEELIDPAQDSNFLMTVDHDLIIKQARLSDTANYTCVARNVVAKRRSSTATLIVYVSGGWSLWTEWSECNAHCGRGWQRRTRSCTNPAPLNGGAFCEGQPFQRVTCTTLCPVDGGWTEWAKWSACSTECTHWRSRECQAPAPRNGGHHCSGSMMESKNCTDGLCARSESHDHPSQFHRLWLVPARDQGGSCGLSDKKVSLEHTTHPLDSGTGAAVYAGLVGVLLLCVILVLGVGILAYRRSCRHLHGDITDSSSALTAAFHPGNYKPPRQAPPDLTASAGTFCRPLFSSLQQSTLDSHHKITMTTSPLLDTIPSLKIKVYDSSTMSSMELPAGLSSVDAEIMSLKTVGSGQREPYVHTLPGEPAYNASATLGSLGGRLAIPNTGVSLLVPPGTIPQGKFYEMYLIISKWEKTTLPSEGGQTVLSPVVSCGPSGMLLSRPVVLTLPHCAQLETPDWSLTLKTQTNQGAWEEVLTVGEESLSSPCYLQVEEHSCHILMEQLGTYGLVGQSVPPQPACKRLQLALFAPRAPCLSLDYSLRVYCIQDTPHALKEVLELERSLGGVLLEDAKPLLFKDSYHNLRLSIHDIPHAHWRSKLLAKYQEIPFYHIWSGSQRPLHCSFSLERGSVAVSQLSCKICVRQVEGEGQIFQLHTDIQETLRPHSPLPAGGTCLPSSQVGSYAFRLPVSIRQKICASLDAPSARGCDWRLLAHSLGFDRYLNYFATKPSPTGVLLDLWEACHQGDADLVSLATALEDMGKSEVLVVMTTDGDC, from the exons ATGCCAGTGACTATGCTGAGGTTCTGCCTGACTCCTTCCCATCAGCACCTGCTGAGCCACTCCCGGAGTTCCAGAGTGAGCCGGAAAATGCTTTCATTGTGAAAAATAGACCGGTGAAGCTGTCCTGCAAGGCAGCTCCAGCCACCCAGATCTACTTCAAATGTAACGGCGAGTGGGTCAACCAGAATGACCACGTCACCCGGGAGAGCCTAGACCAAATCACAG GTCTGGTGGTGCGAGAGGTGGATATCTCTGTGTCCAGGACTCAGGTAGAGGAGCTCTTTGGCTTGGAGGATTACTGGTGCCAGTGTGTGGCCTGGAGCTCTGCGGGCACCACCAAGAGCCGGCGGGCATATGTCCGTATCGCGT ACCTGAGAAAGAACTTCGAACAGGAGCCGCTCAGCAGGGAAGTGCGTCTGGAACAGGAAGTCTTGCTGCAGTGCCGCCCACCAGAGGGCACCCCACCCGCTGAG GTGGAATGGCTCAAGAACGAGGAGCTCATCGACCCCGCACAGGACTCCAACTTCCTCATGACTGTTGACCATGACCTCATCATCAAGCAGGCTCGCCTCTCTGACACGGCAAACTACACATGTGTGGCCCGAAATGTGGTTGCCAAGCGACGCAGCAGCACTGCTACGCTCATTGTCTATG TGAGTGGTGGCTGGTCGTTATGGACTGAGTGGTCTGAGTGCAATGCACATTGTGGGCGGGGTTGGCAGCGACGGACAAGAAGTTGCACCAATCCAGCACCTCTCAATGGAGGTGCCTTTTGTGAGGGCCAGCCCTTTCAAAGGGTTACCTGCACCACCCTCTGTCCAG tgGATGGAGGCTGGACGGAGTGGGCGAAGTGGTCAGCGTGTAGCACTGAGTGCACACACTGGCGCAGTCGCGAGTGCCAGGCTCCAGCGCCACGCAATGGGGGGCATCACTGCAGTGGCAGCATGATGGAGAGCAAGAACTGCACCGATGGACTGTGTGCCCGCAGTGAGTCACATGACCACCCGTCACAGTTCCACCGGTTATGGTTAGTGCCGGCTCGGGATCAGGGAGGATCCTGTGGGCTTTCAG ATAAAAAGGTTTCTCTTGAACATACAACCCATC cGCTAGACTCTGGTACAGGAGCAGCAGTGTATGCAGGGCTCGTGGGGGTTCTGTTGTTGTGTGTGATCCTCGTGCTCGGTGTGGGAATCCTGGCTTACCGCCGCAGCTGCCGCCATCTCCACGGTGACATCACTGACTCCTCATCCGCCCTCACAGCAGCCTTCCACCCTGGCAACTACAAACCGCCAAGACAAG CCCCGCCCGACCTCACCGCCAGTGCCGGAACCTTCTGCAGGCCGCTCTTCTCCTCCTTGCAGCAAAGCACACTAGACTCGCACCACAAGATCACCATGACGACCTCGCCCCTGCTGGACACCATCCCCAGCTTGAAGATAAAGGTGTACGACTCGTCTACCATGTCCTCCATGGAGCTGCCCGCCGGGCTGAGTTCCGTCGATGCCGAGATCATGAGCCTGAAGACGGTGGGCAGCGGCCAGCGAGAACCCTATGTGCACACGCTGCCCGGCGAGCCGGCGTACAATGCCAGCGCCACGCTGGGCAGCCTCGGCGGACGTCTTGCCATCCCAAACACGG gtgTGAGCCTGTTGGTGCCTCCAGGAACCATTCCTCAGGGGAAGTTCTACGAGATGTACCTCATCATCAGCAAATGGGAGAAGACTAC GTTGCCATCGGAAGGCGGTCAGACGGTGCTGAGTCCGGTGGTGAGCTGCGGGCCCTCTGGTATGCTCCTGAGCCGGCCTGTCGTCCTGACACTGCCCCATTGCGCCCAACTGGAGACCCCAGATTGGAGTCTCACCCTGAAAACGCAAACCAACCAAGGAGCCTGGGAG GAGGTGCTGACAGTAGGGGAGGAGAGTCTGTCATCACCATGTTACCTGCAGGTGGAGGAGCACAGCTGCCACATTCTAATGGAGCAGTTGGGCACTTACGGCCTGGTGGGTCAGTCAGTTCCACCTCAGCCTGCCTGTAAGAGGCTGCAGCTGGCCCTGTTTGCCCCACGAGcaccctgcctctctctggATTACAGCTTGAGAGTCTACTGCATACAAGACACCCCACATGCCCTAAAG GAAGTGTTAGAATTAGAACGAAGTCTTGGTGGGGTGTTGTTGGAGGATGCCAAACCCCTCCTATTCAAGGACAGTTACCACAACCTGCGACTGTCCATTCATGACATCCCACATGCTCACTGGCGGAGCAAACTTCTCGCCAAGTATCAG GAGATCCCATTCTATCATATCTGGAGTGGGAGCCAGCGCCCGCTGCACTGCTCCTTCAGCCTGGAGAGAGGCAGCGTGGCTGTGTCCCAGCTCAGCTGCAAGATATGTGTCAGACAGGTGGAGGGGGAGGGCCAGATATTCCAGCTGCACACTGACATCCAGGAG ACATTGCGCCCCCACTCACCACTGCCTGCGGGAGGCACGTGCTTGCCCTCTTCTCAGGTGGGCTCCTATGCCTTCCGCCTGCCAGTCTCCATCCGCCAAAAGATCTGTGCCAGTCTGGACGCCCCAAGCGCCCGCGGCTGCGACTGGAGACTGCTTGCACACAGTCTGGGCTTTGACAG GTACCTGAACTACTTTGCAACTAAACCCAGCCCCACAGGTGTGCTGCTTGACCTGTGGGAAGCCTGTCACCAGGGTGATGCAGACCTGGTCTCCTTGGCGACCGCTCTTGAAGACATGGGCAAAAGTGAGGTCTTAGTTGTCATGACGACAGACGGAGATTGCTGA
- the unc5b gene encoding netrin receptor UNC5B isoform X1, protein MLCVWIQRDQAPGALLTVILIYGTFMCNADASDYAEVLPDSFPSAPAEPLPEFQSEPENAFIVKNRPVKLSCKAAPATQIYFKCNGEWVNQNDHVTRESLDQITGLVVREVDISVSRTQVEELFGLEDYWCQCVAWSSAGTTKSRRAYVRIAYLRKNFEQEPLSREVRLEQEVLLQCRPPEGTPPAEVEWLKNEELIDPAQDSNFLMTVDHDLIIKQARLSDTANYTCVARNVVAKRRSSTATLIVYVSGGWSLWTEWSECNAHCGRGWQRRTRSCTNPAPLNGGAFCEGQPFQRVTCTTLCPVDGGWTEWAKWSACSTECTHWRSRECQAPAPRNGGHHCSGSMMESKNCTDGLCARSESHDHPSQFHRLWLVPARDQGGSCGLSDKKVSLEHTTHPLDSGTGAAVYAGLVGVLLLCVILVLGVGILAYRRSCRHLHGDITDSSSALTAAFHPGNYKPPRQDNPHLPHSSAPPDLTASAGTFCRPLFSSLQQSTLDSHHKITMTTSPLLDTIPSLKIKVYDSSTMSSMELPAGLSSVDAEIMSLKTVGSGQREPYVHTLPGEPAYNASATLGSLGGRLAIPNTGVSLLVPPGTIPQGKFYEMYLIISKWEKTTLPSEGGQTVLSPVVSCGPSGMLLSRPVVLTLPHCAQLETPDWSLTLKTQTNQGAWEEVLTVGEESLSSPCYLQVEEHSCHILMEQLGTYGLVGQSVPPQPACKRLQLALFAPRAPCLSLDYSLRVYCIQDTPHALKEVLELERSLGGVLLEDAKPLLFKDSYHNLRLSIHDIPHAHWRSKLLAKYQEIPFYHIWSGSQRPLHCSFSLERGSVAVSQLSCKICVRQVEGEGQIFQLHTDIQETLRPHSPLPAGGTCLPSSQVGSYAFRLPVSIRQKICASLDAPSARGCDWRLLAHSLGFDRYLNYFATKPSPTGVLLDLWEACHQGDADLVSLATALEDMGKSEVLVVMTTDGDC, encoded by the exons ATGCCAGTGACTATGCTGAGGTTCTGCCTGACTCCTTCCCATCAGCACCTGCTGAGCCACTCCCGGAGTTCCAGAGTGAGCCGGAAAATGCTTTCATTGTGAAAAATAGACCGGTGAAGCTGTCCTGCAAGGCAGCTCCAGCCACCCAGATCTACTTCAAATGTAACGGCGAGTGGGTCAACCAGAATGACCACGTCACCCGGGAGAGCCTAGACCAAATCACAG GTCTGGTGGTGCGAGAGGTGGATATCTCTGTGTCCAGGACTCAGGTAGAGGAGCTCTTTGGCTTGGAGGATTACTGGTGCCAGTGTGTGGCCTGGAGCTCTGCGGGCACCACCAAGAGCCGGCGGGCATATGTCCGTATCGCGT ACCTGAGAAAGAACTTCGAACAGGAGCCGCTCAGCAGGGAAGTGCGTCTGGAACAGGAAGTCTTGCTGCAGTGCCGCCCACCAGAGGGCACCCCACCCGCTGAG GTGGAATGGCTCAAGAACGAGGAGCTCATCGACCCCGCACAGGACTCCAACTTCCTCATGACTGTTGACCATGACCTCATCATCAAGCAGGCTCGCCTCTCTGACACGGCAAACTACACATGTGTGGCCCGAAATGTGGTTGCCAAGCGACGCAGCAGCACTGCTACGCTCATTGTCTATG TGAGTGGTGGCTGGTCGTTATGGACTGAGTGGTCTGAGTGCAATGCACATTGTGGGCGGGGTTGGCAGCGACGGACAAGAAGTTGCACCAATCCAGCACCTCTCAATGGAGGTGCCTTTTGTGAGGGCCAGCCCTTTCAAAGGGTTACCTGCACCACCCTCTGTCCAG tgGATGGAGGCTGGACGGAGTGGGCGAAGTGGTCAGCGTGTAGCACTGAGTGCACACACTGGCGCAGTCGCGAGTGCCAGGCTCCAGCGCCACGCAATGGGGGGCATCACTGCAGTGGCAGCATGATGGAGAGCAAGAACTGCACCGATGGACTGTGTGCCCGCAGTGAGTCACATGACCACCCGTCACAGTTCCACCGGTTATGGTTAGTGCCGGCTCGGGATCAGGGAGGATCCTGTGGGCTTTCAG ATAAAAAGGTTTCTCTTGAACATACAACCCATC cGCTAGACTCTGGTACAGGAGCAGCAGTGTATGCAGGGCTCGTGGGGGTTCTGTTGTTGTGTGTGATCCTCGTGCTCGGTGTGGGAATCCTGGCTTACCGCCGCAGCTGCCGCCATCTCCACGGTGACATCACTGACTCCTCATCCGCCCTCACAGCAGCCTTCCACCCTGGCAACTACAAACCGCCAAGACAAG ACAACCCTCATCTGCCACACTCCTCAGCCCCGCCCGACCTCACCGCCAGTGCCGGAACCTTCTGCAGGCCGCTCTTCTCCTCCTTGCAGCAAAGCACACTAGACTCGCACCACAAGATCACCATGACGACCTCGCCCCTGCTGGACACCATCCCCAGCTTGAAGATAAAGGTGTACGACTCGTCTACCATGTCCTCCATGGAGCTGCCCGCCGGGCTGAGTTCCGTCGATGCCGAGATCATGAGCCTGAAGACGGTGGGCAGCGGCCAGCGAGAACCCTATGTGCACACGCTGCCCGGCGAGCCGGCGTACAATGCCAGCGCCACGCTGGGCAGCCTCGGCGGACGTCTTGCCATCCCAAACACGG gtgTGAGCCTGTTGGTGCCTCCAGGAACCATTCCTCAGGGGAAGTTCTACGAGATGTACCTCATCATCAGCAAATGGGAGAAGACTAC GTTGCCATCGGAAGGCGGTCAGACGGTGCTGAGTCCGGTGGTGAGCTGCGGGCCCTCTGGTATGCTCCTGAGCCGGCCTGTCGTCCTGACACTGCCCCATTGCGCCCAACTGGAGACCCCAGATTGGAGTCTCACCCTGAAAACGCAAACCAACCAAGGAGCCTGGGAG GAGGTGCTGACAGTAGGGGAGGAGAGTCTGTCATCACCATGTTACCTGCAGGTGGAGGAGCACAGCTGCCACATTCTAATGGAGCAGTTGGGCACTTACGGCCTGGTGGGTCAGTCAGTTCCACCTCAGCCTGCCTGTAAGAGGCTGCAGCTGGCCCTGTTTGCCCCACGAGcaccctgcctctctctggATTACAGCTTGAGAGTCTACTGCATACAAGACACCCCACATGCCCTAAAG GAAGTGTTAGAATTAGAACGAAGTCTTGGTGGGGTGTTGTTGGAGGATGCCAAACCCCTCCTATTCAAGGACAGTTACCACAACCTGCGACTGTCCATTCATGACATCCCACATGCTCACTGGCGGAGCAAACTTCTCGCCAAGTATCAG GAGATCCCATTCTATCATATCTGGAGTGGGAGCCAGCGCCCGCTGCACTGCTCCTTCAGCCTGGAGAGAGGCAGCGTGGCTGTGTCCCAGCTCAGCTGCAAGATATGTGTCAGACAGGTGGAGGGGGAGGGCCAGATATTCCAGCTGCACACTGACATCCAGGAG ACATTGCGCCCCCACTCACCACTGCCTGCGGGAGGCACGTGCTTGCCCTCTTCTCAGGTGGGCTCCTATGCCTTCCGCCTGCCAGTCTCCATCCGCCAAAAGATCTGTGCCAGTCTGGACGCCCCAAGCGCCCGCGGCTGCGACTGGAGACTGCTTGCACACAGTCTGGGCTTTGACAG GTACCTGAACTACTTTGCAACTAAACCCAGCCCCACAGGTGTGCTGCTTGACCTGTGGGAAGCCTGTCACCAGGGTGATGCAGACCTGGTCTCCTTGGCGACCGCTCTTGAAGACATGGGCAAAAGTGAGGTCTTAGTTGTCATGACGACAGACGGAGATTGCTGA